A portion of the Chromobacterium sp. IIBBL 290-4 genome contains these proteins:
- the sodB gene encoding superoxide dismutase [Fe] encodes MEHKLPELPYALDALAPHISKETLEFHYGKHHQTYITNLNNLIKGTEFENASLEEIVKKSSGGIFNNAAQVWNHTFYWFGLAPNAGGEPTGALADAIKAKWGSFEEFKKAFTQTAVGTFGSGWAWLVKNSDGSLDLVSTSNAATPLTTDKKPLLTCDVWEHAYYIDYRNSRPNYLDSFWKLVNWEFAAKNFAA; translated from the coding sequence ATGGAACACAAACTGCCTGAACTGCCGTACGCGCTGGACGCCCTGGCTCCGCACATTTCCAAGGAAACCCTGGAATTCCACTACGGCAAGCACCATCAGACCTACATCACCAACCTGAACAACCTGATCAAGGGCACCGAGTTCGAAAACGCCTCCCTGGAAGAGATCGTCAAGAAGTCTTCCGGCGGCATCTTCAACAACGCCGCTCAGGTTTGGAACCACACCTTCTACTGGTTCGGCCTGGCCCCGAACGCCGGCGGCGAACCGACCGGCGCGCTGGCTGACGCCATCAAGGCCAAGTGGGGCTCTTTCGAAGAGTTCAAGAAAGCCTTCACCCAGACCGCCGTCGGCACCTTCGGTTCCGGCTGGGCTTGGCTGGTGAAGAACAGCGACGGCAGCCTGGACCTGGTATCCACCAGCAACGCCGCCACCCCGCTGACCACCGACAAGAAGCCGCTCTTGACCTGTGATGTGTGGGAACACGCGTATTATATCGACTACCGCAACAGCCGCCCGAACTATCTGGATAGCTTCTGGAAGCTGGTGAACTGGGAATTCGCGGCCAAGAACTTCGCCGCCTAA
- a CDS encoding NAD(P)/FAD-dependent oxidoreductase, whose amino-acid sequence MQFDVIVIGAGAAGLMCAATAGQRGRSVLLLDHSAKLAEKIRISGGGRCNFTNVNARFDCYLSSNPHFCRSALSQYTPRDFIAMVERHGVGYHEKKLGQLFCDDGSERIIAMLDEECRLGGVDRRMETDVQAVSRLEAGGFVVETSRGRFLCQSLVVATGGLSIPQIGATPFGYKLAEQFGLDVTPLSPALVPLTFHVDDAEIFSPLAGVSVDVEAKAGKGSFRENALFTHKGVSGPAILQVSSYWQPGMELLLDLLPDADAESWLEERADSEQLIANALSELGWSRRFADAWLDRVGMNKRLKDLGPKQRRQLAEQLHRWCVKPNGTQGYKKAEVTLGGVATKALSSKTMMANEVQGLFFVGEVVDVTGWLGGYNFQWAWSSGFVAGMNC is encoded by the coding sequence TTGCAATTTGATGTTATCGTCATTGGGGCCGGCGCGGCCGGTTTGATGTGCGCGGCCACCGCCGGCCAGCGCGGCCGCAGCGTGCTGTTGCTGGATCATTCCGCCAAGCTGGCCGAGAAAATCCGCATCTCCGGCGGCGGGCGTTGCAACTTTACCAACGTCAATGCCCGCTTTGATTGTTACCTGTCCTCCAACCCCCATTTCTGCCGTTCGGCACTGTCGCAATACACGCCGCGCGACTTCATCGCCATGGTGGAGCGCCACGGCGTCGGCTACCACGAGAAAAAGCTGGGCCAGCTGTTCTGCGACGACGGCAGCGAGCGCATCATCGCCATGCTGGATGAGGAATGCCGGCTGGGCGGCGTGGATCGCCGCATGGAGACCGACGTGCAGGCGGTAAGTCGCCTGGAGGCCGGCGGTTTTGTGGTGGAAACCAGCCGCGGACGTTTTCTCTGCCAGTCGCTGGTGGTCGCCACCGGCGGCCTGTCCATTCCGCAGATCGGCGCCACGCCTTTCGGTTATAAGCTGGCCGAGCAATTCGGGCTGGACGTGACGCCGCTGTCGCCGGCGCTGGTGCCGCTGACCTTCCATGTGGACGATGCCGAAATCTTCTCGCCGCTGGCGGGGGTATCGGTTGACGTGGAGGCGAAGGCCGGCAAGGGCAGCTTCCGCGAAAATGCCTTGTTCACCCATAAGGGCGTGTCCGGCCCGGCCATTCTGCAAGTCTCGTCTTACTGGCAGCCCGGCATGGAGTTGCTGCTGGACCTGTTGCCGGACGCCGATGCGGAAAGCTGGCTGGAAGAGCGGGCGGACAGCGAGCAGCTGATCGCCAATGCGCTGAGCGAGCTGGGCTGGTCGCGCCGCTTCGCCGACGCCTGGCTGGACCGGGTGGGCATGAACAAGCGCCTGAAAGACCTGGGGCCCAAGCAGCGCCGCCAATTGGCGGAGCAACTGCACCGTTGGTGCGTCAAACCCAACGGCACGCAGGGCTATAAAAAGGCCGAGGTGACGCTGGGCGGCGTCGCCACCAAGGCGTTGTCGTCAAAAACCATGATGGCCAACGAGGTGCAGGGTTTGTTCTTTGTCGGCGAGGTGGTGGATGTCACCGGCTGGCTGGGCGGCTACAACTTCCAGTGGGCCTGGTCGTCGGGATTTGTCGCCGGGATGAATTGCTGA